A stretch of the Fusobacterium varium genome encodes the following:
- the lpxB gene encoding lipid-A-disaccharide synthase has protein sequence MKFFVSTGEVSGDLHLSYLVKAMLEQDKNLKFYGAAGNHSRTQGVEVIQDIEELAVMGFTEVFKKYSFLKKKANEYIDFIKKEKIDKVILVDYGGFNLKFLELLKKEMPEVEVYYYIPPKLWIWGEKRITKLVKADHIMVIFPWEVDFYKKHGVDAVYFGNPFVDKYSVVERTGNNILLLPGSRKQEIKTLIPVMLKVVEKKKNETFLLKLSSNEHLKWIDEDLNKYENLKIVSDKSLAECVKESKTAVAASGTVTLELALMGIPVIVIYKTNFINAFIARYILKVGFVSLPNLTLNREVYPELLQEKCNPEEIERYLDYFENSKEKIAEDIAEVRKELSGKDVIKSYGNFLIKGEQ, from the coding sequence ATGAAATTTTTTGTATCCACAGGAGAAGTTTCAGGAGATTTACATCTTTCATATCTGGTAAAAGCCATGCTTGAGCAGGATAAAAATCTGAAATTTTATGGAGCAGCAGGAAATCACAGTAGGACTCAAGGAGTAGAAGTAATACAGGACATAGAAGAGCTTGCTGTAATGGGATTTACTGAAGTGTTCAAAAAATACAGTTTCTTAAAAAAGAAAGCAAATGAATATATTGATTTTATAAAGAAGGAAAAAATAGATAAGGTAATCCTTGTAGACTATGGAGGATTTAACCTTAAATTTTTGGAACTTTTAAAAAAAGAAATGCCAGAAGTTGAAGTTTATTATTACATCCCACCAAAACTTTGGATATGGGGTGAAAAAAGAATAACAAAGCTGGTAAAAGCAGATCATATAATGGTTATTTTTCCATGGGAAGTAGATTTTTATAAAAAACATGGAGTAGATGCTGTATATTTTGGAAATCCATTTGTGGATAAGTATTCAGTAGTTGAAAGAACTGGAAATAATATACTTCTTCTTCCTGGAAGCAGAAAACAGGAAATAAAAACACTTATTCCTGTAATGCTGAAAGTAGTAGAAAAGAAAAAAAATGAAACATTTCTTTTGAAGCTTTCCAGCAATGAGCATTTAAAATGGATAGATGAAGACTTAAATAAATATGAAAATTTAAAAATAGTATCAGATAAAAGTCTGGCTGAATGTGTAAAAGAATCAAAAACAGCTGTTGCAGCTTCTGGAACAGTAACACTGGAACTTGCTTTGATGGGGATTCCTGTTATTGTTATTTATAAAACAAATTTTATAAATGCTTTTATAGCAAGATATATTTTGAAAGTAGGATTTGTTTCTCTGCCTAATCTCACTCTCAATAGAGAAGTATATCCAGAATTATTGCAGGAAAAATGCAATCCAGAAGAGATAGAGAGATATCTTGATTACTTTGAAAATTCCAAAGAGAAAATAGCTGAGGACATAGCTGAAGTGAGAAAAGAACTATCAGGAAAAGATGTCATAAAGAGCTATGGAAATTTTCTGATTAAAGGAGAACAATGA
- a CDS encoding putative efflux transporter, whose amino-acid sequence MKIGLLSSNVQKRREMILNGNILNTLLFLSLPTILMGMVSSLIPLSDGLFLNHTSGYLVAAAVGFGQPIINILNALSLGLGVASMAIVGQINGTGDLEKVKKVSTQIMVFAFFIGLLVAPTSIIFASIVSQNISPEIAHQVFLYLSLYSIVIPLLFMAAIYNAIKNATGQPEATLIRIIILLLLKIIFNTLFLAIFHLGIIGAVMASLCSYIIIAIWMFYDLFVKKSETQLILRGYYPDFPLLKKVLILALPSMVTYSLINFGFFLINMEVEKYGAIVLTAQTIASNINTMCFTLPSSIGTTVTTMVSMNIGAEKPENAEKSFKYGSLVSLVISFILIVIFLPSSNFLVRLFQNHEEIVKLADHSLKIYTFSIIGFGLFMVSQGAFIGLGRTRLPLIMGLLRVWLIRYIFIIITKKWLGVDSVFWGNLVSNTVAGLLFYYIVTKTPWVSVIKKDKHSI is encoded by the coding sequence ATGAAAATAGGTCTCTTATCATCAAATGTTCAAAAGAGGCGTGAGATGATTCTTAATGGAAATATTCTCAATACTCTGCTTTTTTTATCACTTCCAACTATTTTAATGGGTATGGTTTCATCTCTCATACCATTATCAGATGGATTATTTTTAAACCATACCTCAGGATATCTCGTAGCAGCAGCAGTTGGTTTTGGACAGCCTATAATAAATATACTGAATGCTCTGTCTTTGGGATTAGGTGTAGCTTCTATGGCTATTGTTGGTCAAATTAATGGAACTGGAGATTTAGAAAAAGTAAAAAAAGTTTCTACTCAAATTATGGTATTTGCATTTTTTATAGGTCTGCTAGTTGCTCCTACTTCTATCATCTTTGCTTCTATTGTATCACAAAATATAAGTCCTGAAATAGCTCATCAGGTTTTTCTTTATTTAAGTCTTTATTCAATTGTTATTCCATTGCTATTTATGGCTGCAATATATAATGCAATAAAAAATGCCACTGGTCAGCCAGAAGCGACTTTAATCAGAATAATAATTTTACTGTTGTTAAAAATCATATTTAATACTTTGTTCCTTGCAATTTTTCATCTTGGAATAATTGGAGCTGTTATGGCTTCACTTTGCTCATATATAATTATTGCTATCTGGATGTTTTATGATTTATTTGTAAAAAAAAGTGAAACCCAACTTATTTTGAGAGGGTACTATCCTGATTTTCCTCTGCTGAAAAAGGTTTTAATATTAGCTCTTCCCTCTATGGTAACTTATTCATTGATAAACTTTGGATTTTTTCTTATCAATATGGAAGTAGAAAAATATGGAGCAATAGTTCTCACAGCTCAGACTATTGCAAGTAATATTAATACTATGTGTTTTACTCTTCCATCATCTATTGGTACTACTGTGACAACTATGGTCAGTATGAATATTGGAGCTGAAAAACCTGAAAATGCTGAAAAATCTTTTAAGTATGGTTCATTGGTAAGTTTAGTTATTTCCTTTATTCTTATTGTTATATTTCTCCCAAGCAGTAATTTCCTTGTAAGATTATTTCAGAATCATGAAGAAATAGTAAAATTAGCTGACCATTCATTAAAAATATATACTTTTTCAATTATAGGTTTTGGTTTATTTATGGTTTCACAAGGTGCTTTTATAGGTTTGGGCAGAACAAGACTGCCGTTAATCATGGGGCTTTTAAGAGTATGGCTGATAAGATATATTTTTATTATAATAACTAAAAAATGGCTTGGAGTTGATTCTGTATTCTGGGGAAATCTAGTTTCTAACACTGTGGCTGGTCTTCTTTTTTATTACATAGTTACAAAGACTCCATGGGTATCAGTAATAAAGAAAGACAAACATTCAATATAA
- the hslU gene encoding ATP-dependent protease has protein sequence MNRGLTPKRIVEELNKYIISQEEAKKNVAISLRNRDRRKNIEDEELRREITPKNIILMGPTGVGKTEIARRIAKIADAPFLKVEATKYTEVGYVGKDVESIIKDLTSLTYRKMKEQKFNELREEAYETALEKAAKLIKPYDSLNDEEKAQIMQDIDEGKYDDTEVEIEKTRKDLELPIIEVVSGSDDTSGIGSILDQVMAGVSGKSKKMITTVKNAIGIMMDEEVEKKLDLDSLNEEVIENVENNGIIFIDEIDKIAERDGVGKGEVSRQGVQRDILPIVEGSTVMTKFGPVKTDHILFIAAGAFTQSSPSDLMPELQGRFPIRVKLKNLEREDFVKILTDVEYNLLEQYTAMLATDNVELSFTKGAIEKIADITAIMNEKIENIGARRLSAVVEELLREVMYEAPYEKKQKVNIDANFVKKIFKKENEEENLDKYIL, from the coding sequence ATGAACAGAGGACTTACTCCAAAAAGGATAGTAGAAGAACTTAATAAATATATAATATCACAGGAAGAAGCAAAAAAAAATGTTGCTATTTCTTTAAGAAATAGAGATAGAAGAAAAAATATAGAAGATGAGGAATTAAGAAGAGAAATTACTCCTAAAAATATAATTCTGATGGGGCCAACAGGTGTTGGAAAGACGGAAATAGCAAGAAGAATAGCGAAAATAGCTGATGCCCCGTTTTTAAAGGTAGAAGCAACTAAATATACTGAAGTAGGATATGTTGGGAAAGATGTAGAGAGTATAATAAAGGACTTAACTTCTCTTACTTACAGAAAAATGAAAGAACAAAAATTTAATGAATTAAGAGAAGAGGCTTATGAAACAGCATTAGAAAAGGCAGCAAAACTTATAAAGCCATATGATTCTCTTAATGATGAGGAAAAAGCTCAAATCATGCAGGATATTGATGAAGGAAAATATGATGATACAGAAGTTGAAATAGAAAAAACTAGAAAGGATTTAGAGCTTCCAATAATAGAGGTTGTATCTGGAAGTGATGACACTTCTGGAATTGGAAGTATTTTAGATCAGGTAATGGCAGGAGTATCTGGAAAAAGTAAAAAAATGATAACTACTGTAAAAAATGCTATTGGAATAATGATGGACGAAGAGGTAGAGAAAAAACTTGATTTAGATTCTTTAAATGAAGAAGTTATAGAAAATGTAGAAAATAATGGAATTATTTTTATTGATGAAATAGATAAAATAGCTGAAAGAGATGGAGTAGGAAAAGGGGAAGTATCAAGACAGGGAGTACAAAGAGATATTCTTCCAATAGTAGAAGGAAGTACAGTTATGACAAAATTTGGGCCTGTAAAGACAGATCATATTCTGTTTATTGCAGCTGGAGCTTTTACACAAAGTTCACCATCAGATTTAATGCCTGAATTACAAGGGAGATTTCCAATAAGAGTAAAATTAAAGAATCTGGAGAGAGAAGATTTTGTAAAAATATTAACAGATGTAGAATATAATCTTCTTGAGCAATATACAGCAATGCTGGCTACAGATAATGTAGAACTTTCTTTTACAAAAGGGGCTATAGAAAAAATAGCAGATATAACAGCCATAATGAATGAAAAAATAGAAAATATAGGAGCTAGAAGGCTTTCTGCAGTAGTGGAAGAATTGCTGAGAGAAGTAATGTATGAAGCTCCATATGAGAAAAAACAAAAAGTCAATATAGATGCCAACTTTGTTAAAAAAATATTTAAAAAAGAAAATGAAGAAGAAAATCTAGATAAATATATTCTCTAA
- a CDS encoding putative ABC transporter, translated as MIGKLSIFKNKSLNTFLRYSLKYKWVMTAVVFTSAVSSAMGAVPAWLSKYLIDDVLVNKNARMMALVIGGIFISTILKVVTGYFASISSNYVTETIKRDIKIDVYSHLQKLPMSYFKRNKLGDVMARLSGDSATLGRIGFIIFDMFKEFLTVVALTFRMFQVDYILALIALIVMPLIISTVKKYTKKIRKSGRIRQDTSGAVTAFIQETLSGIFVIKAFNNSDDMIEKYKVISMDEFEKSYKSTKIKAKVSPINEVITTVMVLLVAAYGGYQIIVLKSMTAGDLISFVTALGLMSQPLKRLISKNNDLQEALPSADRVIEILDVPLEQDYYGEEKELTTEIKDIKFENLSFHYDDSPELILKNINLDVKAGEVIALVGKSGSGKTTLVNLIPRFYEVTDGAIKVNGIDVKNISLKKYRDYIGIVPQESFLFSGSISENIAFGKNGVTEDEIINAAKMANAYEFIMELPNKFETEVGERGVLLSGGQKQRIAIARALIQNPEIMILDEATSALDTESERLVQDALDKLMVNRTTFVIAHRLSTIINADKIVVMENGEIKEIGTHQELLEFKGLYKHFYEIQFGKKEKTKEEVLA; from the coding sequence ATGATAGGAAAATTAAGTATATTTAAAAATAAATCTTTAAATACATTTTTAAGATATAGTTTAAAATATAAATGGGTAATGACTGCAGTAGTATTTACATCAGCTGTAAGTTCAGCAATGGGAGCAGTTCCAGCATGGCTGAGTAAATATCTTATAGATGATGTATTGGTAAACAAAAATGCAAGAATGATGGCTTTGGTAATTGGAGGAATATTTATTTCAACTATACTAAAAGTTGTAACTGGTTATTTTGCTTCTATTTCATCTAATTATGTAACTGAAACTATAAAAAGAGATATAAAAATAGATGTATATTCACATCTTCAAAAGCTTCCAATGTCATATTTCAAAAGAAATAAACTTGGAGACGTAATGGCAAGACTATCTGGAGATTCTGCCACTTTAGGAAGGATAGGTTTTATCATATTTGATATGTTTAAAGAATTTCTTACAGTAGTGGCTCTTACTTTCAGAATGTTTCAAGTAGATTATATTTTAGCTCTTATAGCTTTAATAGTAATGCCTCTTATTATAAGTACAGTAAAGAAATATACTAAGAAGATAAGAAAATCTGGTAGAATAAGACAGGACACTTCAGGAGCGGTTACAGCATTTATTCAAGAAACTCTTTCTGGTATTTTTGTAATAAAAGCTTTTAATAACAGTGATGATATGATTGAGAAATATAAAGTTATAAGTATGGATGAATTTGAAAAATCATATAAGAGTACAAAAATAAAAGCAAAGGTATCTCCTATTAATGAGGTAATAACAACTGTGATGGTACTGCTGGTAGCTGCATATGGAGGATACCAGATAATTGTATTAAAGAGTATGACAGCAGGAGATCTCATTTCTTTTGTTACAGCTTTGGGATTGATGAGCCAGCCTCTAAAAAGACTTATAAGCAAAAATAATGATCTTCAGGAAGCTTTGCCATCAGCAGACAGGGTAATAGAGATATTAGATGTTCCTTTGGAACAGGACTATTATGGAGAAGAAAAAGAACTTACAACAGAAATAAAGGATATCAAATTTGAAAATTTATCATTTCATTATGATGATTCTCCAGAATTGATACTTAAAAATATAAATCTAGATGTAAAAGCAGGAGAAGTAATAGCTCTTGTAGGAAAAAGTGGAAGTGGAAAAACTACTCTTGTAAATCTTATACCTAGATTTTATGAAGTTACAGATGGAGCTATAAAAGTAAATGGAATAGATGTAAAAAATATTTCATTAAAAAAATATAGAGATTATATAGGAATAGTGCCTCAAGAAAGTTTTCTTTTCAGTGGTTCTATTTCAGAAAATATAGCTTTTGGAAAAAATGGAGTAACAGAAGATGAGATAATAAACGCAGCTAAAATGGCTAATGCATATGAGTTTATTATGGAACTTCCAAATAAATTTGAAACAGAAGTAGGAGAAAGAGGAGTGCTTCTTTCTGGAGGGCAAAAGCAAAGGATAGCTATTGCCAGGGCTCTTATACAAAATCCTGAAATAATGATATTGGATGAGGCTACATCTGCTTTAGATACTGAATCAGAAAGATTAGTGCAGGATGCTTTAGATAAATTGATGGTCAATAGAACAACTTTTGTAATAGCTCATAGATTATCAACTATAATAAATGCAGATAAGATAGTTGTAATGGAAAATGGAGAAATAAAAGAAATAGGAACTCATCAGGAATTACTTGAGTTTAAAGGTTTGTATAAACACTTTTATGAAATACAATTTGGAAAGAAAGAAAAGACAAAGGAAGAAGTATTGGCATAA
- the rph gene encoding ribonuclease PH, with amino-acid sequence MEVKEMIIEEDLRTLKLREDGRKIDSLREIKITKDFNLYAEGSVLIEFGNTKVICTASVSEKVPPFMRGQGKGWLTAEYSMIPRATGERNQRESAKGKLSGRTMEIQRLIGRALRTAVDLDKLGERTITIDCDVIQADGGTRTTSISGGFIALALAVKKLMKERVLSVNPIVSNVAAISVGIVRGTPMLDLMYTEDSAAEVDMNVVMNGKGEFVEVQGTGEEATYTRKELNELIDLAEVGIKEIIRLQNEVIGE; translated from the coding sequence ATGGAAGTTAAAGAAATGATAATAGAGGAAGATTTAAGAACTTTAAAATTAAGAGAAGATGGAAGAAAAATAGACAGTCTTAGAGAAATAAAAATAACAAAAGATTTTAATCTTTATGCAGAAGGATCAGTTTTAATAGAATTTGGAAATACTAAAGTAATATGTACAGCTTCTGTAAGTGAAAAAGTACCGCCTTTTATGAGAGGGCAAGGAAAAGGATGGCTTACAGCTGAGTATTCTATGATACCTAGAGCTACTGGAGAAAGAAATCAAAGAGAATCAGCAAAAGGAAAGCTTTCTGGAAGAACTATGGAGATACAAAGACTTATAGGAAGAGCTTTGAGAACAGCTGTAGATTTGGATAAATTAGGAGAGAGAACTATAACTATTGACTGTGATGTTATTCAGGCTGATGGTGGAACTAGAACTACTTCTATATCAGGAGGATTTATAGCTCTTGCTTTAGCTGTAAAAAAACTTATGAAAGAGAGAGTTTTAAGTGTAAATCCAATAGTATCTAATGTAGCTGCTATCAGTGTTGGAATTGTAAGAGGGACTCCTATGCTTGATTTAATGTATACTGAAGATTCTGCTGCTGAAGTAGATATGAATGTAGTAATGAATGGCAAGGGAGAATTTGTAGAGGTACAGGGAACAGGAGAAGAGGCTACTTATACTAGAAAAGAGCTTAATGAACTGATTGATTTAGCAGAAGTTGGAATAAAAGAGATAATCAGACTTCAAAATGAAGTAATAGGAGAATAG
- a CDS encoding putative diguanylate cyclase — MIYQNLKNKGSSKSEILHKGVLMKLSVKNKNKKRISTVKNFIEDNYKQVEYLENMPIAFTVLKVEIDEKGEPYDLVFVYANKALAELENTTKEKLMGSSFYNIFKNGDKKWLKLYWETAYKGITQEIEAYSNEIGKFLSISCYQTAVGYCAQILKDISEEKKLEIEAEKKQRQLDVILNNSIDIMFDFDLETNTICSKHCGSSEYNSFPDIPGAPDTLVDKGLLESLDRDKISDMIEKIRKGMDKASCEARMRPEIEKEFQWYQITLSAYNEVYSNKRCVVGFMKNINAETLCRVQLQIQADSDRLTELYNSGAGKDRIQYLLTLKKNNTSRNTMFIFDFDNFKMINDTYGHYAGDQALKKFAEILKKVFRKSDVIFRLGGDEFAAFAENIGNTEFVKDVCQRMFQQLQEIKDMEFKISVSIGAAITDNKNVDYYDYYRTADKALYEVKRDHKNNYKIVYF; from the coding sequence ATGATATATCAGAATCTTAAAAATAAAGGAAGTTCTAAAAGTGAGATACTGCATAAAGGAGTTTTAATGAAGTTAAGTGTAAAAAACAAAAATAAAAAAAGAATTTCTACTGTTAAAAATTTTATAGAAGATAACTATAAGCAAGTAGAATATCTTGAAAATATGCCTATTGCTTTTACTGTGTTAAAAGTAGAAATTGATGAAAAAGGTGAGCCATATGATTTAGTATTTGTATATGCAAATAAGGCTTTAGCGGAGCTTGAAAATACTACAAAAGAAAAATTAATGGGCAGTTCATTTTATAATATATTTAAAAATGGAGATAAAAAATGGCTGAAATTATATTGGGAAACTGCATATAAGGGAATAACTCAAGAAATAGAAGCGTACAGCAATGAAATAGGAAAATTTCTTTCTATTTCATGTTATCAGACAGCTGTGGGGTATTGTGCACAAATATTGAAAGATATATCAGAAGAAAAAAAACTTGAAATAGAAGCAGAAAAAAAGCAAAGACAATTAGATGTAATTTTAAATAATTCTATTGATATAATGTTTGATTTTGATTTAGAAACTAATACTATTTGTTCAAAACATTGTGGTTCCAGTGAATATAACAGTTTTCCAGACATACCTGGAGCTCCAGATACTTTAGTAGATAAAGGATTATTGGAAAGCCTTGACAGAGATAAAATAAGTGATATGATAGAGAAAATAAGAAAAGGGATGGATAAAGCTTCATGTGAAGCTAGAATGAGACCGGAAATAGAAAAGGAGTTTCAATGGTATCAAATAACTTTATCAGCATATAATGAGGTGTATAGCAATAAAAGGTGTGTAGTAGGTTTTATGAAAAATATAAATGCAGAAACTTTATGCCGAGTACAGCTTCAAATTCAAGCAGACAGCGACAGATTGACTGAATTATACAATTCTGGAGCTGGAAAAGACAGAATACAATATCTACTGACATTGAAAAAGAATAATACTTCAAGAAATACTATGTTTATATTTGATTTTGATAATTTTAAAATGATAAATGATACCTATGGACATTATGCAGGAGATCAGGCTTTAAAGAAATTTGCAGAAATTTTAAAGAAGGTATTTCGTAAATCTGATGTAATATTCAGATTAGGAGGAGATGAATTTGCTGCTTTTGCAGAAAATATAGGAAATACAGAATTTGTAAAAGATGTATGTCAGAGAATGTTTCAGCAGCTGCAGGAGATAAAAGACATGGAATTTAAAATATCAGTAAGCATAGGGGCTGCTATAACAGATAATAAGAATGTTGATTATTATGATTACTACAGAACAGCAGATAAAGCCTTATATGAAGTTAAAAGAGATCATAAGAACAATTATAAAATAGTATATTTTTAA
- a CDS encoding ABC transporter substrate-binding protein, translating to MLKKIIAAAAVGTVLLIAGCGKEKTTVPKEINITYVKSPLNIPSILEKNRDMFGKEFSKDGIEVKFHELTTGPEQTQALAAGELDFLHALGGTSAIIAASNGVDLKITNIYSRSPKGFMIISKSSDIKEPKDLAGKKVAGPKGTILHQLLLTYLGKGNLKVDDIEFINMGLPEAMAALESGNVDAVLLAGPVALKAIKNGASVVTNGEGLVEGIVVTAVSGKFLKENPQLVDRFLKVNEEAVKFIKDDFETTLKITAEDIGLSNDEVMELYPLYDFNTEIKASDIDDLVKTQDFLIENGLQEKKIDINTIIKK from the coding sequence ATGTTAAAGAAAATCATTGCAGCAGCTGCAGTAGGAACAGTGCTTCTTATTGCTGGTTGTGGAAAAGAAAAAACTACTGTACCAAAGGAGATAAATATAACCTATGTAAAATCTCCTTTAAATATACCATCTATTTTAGAAAAAAATAGAGATATGTTTGGAAAAGAATTTTCAAAGGATGGAATAGAAGTAAAATTTCATGAGCTTACAACAGGGCCAGAACAAACACAGGCTCTGGCAGCAGGAGAATTAGATTTTCTTCATGCACTTGGAGGAACATCAGCTATCATAGCAGCTTCAAATGGAGTAGATTTAAAAATAACTAATATTTACAGCAGATCACCAAAAGGATTTATGATTATATCTAAATCCTCAGATATAAAAGAGCCAAAAGATTTGGCAGGAAAGAAAGTAGCAGGGCCAAAAGGGACTATACTTCATCAGCTTTTATTAACTTATTTAGGAAAAGGTAATTTAAAAGTTGATGATATAGAATTTATTAATATGGGACTTCCAGAAGCTATGGCAGCATTGGAAAGCGGAAATGTGGATGCTGTACTTTTAGCAGGACCAGTAGCTTTAAAAGCTATTAAAAATGGTGCAAGTGTAGTGACTAATGGAGAAGGACTTGTTGAGGGAATTGTTGTTACTGCTGTAAGTGGAAAGTTTCTTAAGGAGAATCCACAGCTTGTAGATAGATTTCTTAAAGTAAATGAAGAGGCTGTTAAATTTATAAAAGATGATTTTGAAACTACATTGAAAATAACAGCAGAGGATATAGGGCTTTCAAATGATGAAGTAATGGAGCTTTACCCATTATATGATTTTAATACTGAAATTAAAGCTTCTGACATAGATGATTTAGTAAAAACTCAAGATTTCTTAATAGAAAATGGTCTTCAAGAAAAGAAAATAGATATCAATACTATCATAAAAAAATAA
- a CDS encoding ABC transporter ATP-binding protein — protein MITLNNMYSILNLKKIFEINGNKKIIFENMNLEIDNRKITIILGKSGCGKTTLLRMIAGLEEITDGKIDFYNKNEEKLKAKIGMVFQESRLMPWLTVKENIEIHGNKIDTDKYLKMISLEEFKDAYPSQLSGGMAQRVAIARALSYQPDTLLMDEPFSALDYFTREQLQREIIKVYEKTETGIIFVTHNIDEALMLGHRIIVINEGKLYSYNIVKNFPRDIGDMELINLKKEILNKINN, from the coding sequence GTGATTACTTTGAATAATATGTATAGTATCTTAAATCTTAAAAAAATATTTGAGATAAATGGAAATAAAAAAATAATATTTGAAAATATGAATTTAGAGATAGATAACAGGAAGATAACAATTATTCTTGGAAAAAGTGGATGTGGAAAAACTACACTTTTGAGAATGATAGCTGGACTGGAAGAAATAACAGATGGAAAAATAGATTTTTATAATAAAAATGAAGAAAAGTTAAAAGCTAAAATAGGGATGGTCTTTCAGGAAAGCCGTTTAATGCCTTGGCTTACAGTAAAAGAAAATATAGAAATACATGGAAATAAAATAGATACAGATAAATATTTAAAAATGATATCTTTAGAAGAATTTAAAGATGCTTATCCATCACAATTATCTGGAGGAATGGCTCAAAGAGTAGCAATAGCGAGGGCTTTGTCATATCAGCCAGATACACTTTTAATGGATGAGCCTTTTTCAGCTTTGGATTATTTTACAAGGGAACAGCTTCAGAGAGAGATAATAAAAGTATATGAAAAGACTGAAACAGGAATAATTTTTGTCACTCATAATATAGATGAGGCTTTAATGCTTGGTCATAGAATAATAGTTATAAATGAGGGGAAATTATATAGTTATAACATAGTAAAAAATTTTCCAAGAGATATAGGGGATATGGAACTTATTAATTTAAAAAAAGAAATTTTGAATAAAATAAATAATTAA
- a CDS encoding ABC transporter permease — MKNEKLKGIYLIMLILFIWTAGSYYNLWNSYIIPAPSKIIDSFVKLIENGKLIKHIAISLRRIFIGFSITVFLAVPLGIFFGAFTNIYVYFKPVFEFFRHTPPLALIPMIILWFGIGETSKIVIIILASFFPVFLNVLKGVGGCDKKYIEVGKVFNLSQKDIFLKIILPNSVPDILVGLKLGIGYSWRAIIGAELIAASSGIGYLILDAQQISRSDIVMLGIIVIGTLGIITDNIFSKIVSAYIKRKQGDYFE; from the coding sequence TTGAAGAATGAAAAATTAAAAGGAATATATTTAATTATGCTTATTCTGTTTATATGGACAGCAGGGTCATATTATAATTTATGGAACAGCTATATAATTCCAGCTCCATCAAAGATAATTGATTCTTTTGTAAAATTGATAGAAAATGGAAAATTAATAAAACATATAGCCATAAGTTTAAGACGTATATTTATAGGTTTTTCCATCACTGTTTTTTTAGCAGTTCCTTTAGGAATTTTTTTTGGTGCTTTTACAAATATTTATGTTTATTTTAAACCTGTTTTTGAATTTTTTCGTCATACTCCGCCACTTGCACTTATACCAATGATAATTTTGTGGTTTGGAATAGGAGAAACTTCTAAAATAGTAATTATAATACTGGCATCGTTTTTTCCAGTATTTTTAAATGTATTAAAAGGAGTAGGAGGCTGTGATAAAAAATATATAGAGGTAGGAAAAGTTTTTAACTTATCTCAAAAAGATATATTTTTAAAAATAATACTTCCAAATTCAGTTCCAGACATACTGGTAGGATTAAAATTAGGAATAGGATACAGCTGGAGAGCCATAATTGGAGCTGAACTTATAGCTGCCTCATCAGGAATAGGATATCTTATATTAGATGCTCAGCAGATATCAAGGTCAGATATAGTTATGCTGGGGATAATAGTAATAGGAACTTTAGGAATAATAACAGATAATATATTTTCTAAGATTGTTTCTGCTTATATAAAGAGGAAACAGGGTGATTACTTTGAATAA